In Aegilops tauschii subsp. strangulata cultivar AL8/78 chromosome 3, Aet v6.0, whole genome shotgun sequence, one genomic interval encodes:
- the LOC109777340 gene encoding basic leucine zipper 2, with the protein MAQLPPKIPAMAPAWPEFGGGHHHGAHARHHHHQRSPSMGAFLAAPMPPLPPPAPAGGGAAQQQPSWVDEFLDFSAAKRGAHRRTVSDSVAFLDDSNAGVGAHEFDRLDDDQLMSMFSDELAPQRQAASASSPSDHNSVNDEKQDKGDAEEAQSDCNGDGAAPGQPSSPATVDPKRVKRIIANRQSAQRSRVRKLHYISELERSVTSLQTEVSALSPRVAFLDHQRSLLTLGNSHLKQRIAALAQDKIFKDAHQDALKKEIERLRQVYQQQSLRNAEPPAHDDGPLVRGDNSNGLIASEGTAAPS; encoded by the exons ATGGCGCAGCTGCCGCCCAAGATCCCCGCCATGGCGCCGGCCTGGCCGGAGTTCGGGGGCGGGCACCACCACGGCGCCCACGCCCGCCACCACCATCACCAGCGCAGCCCCTCCatgggcgccttcctcgccgcgcCAATGCCGCCGCTCCCGCCCCCGGCGCCCGCCGGCGGGGGCGCGGCGCAGCAGCAGCCGTCCTGGGTCGACGAGTTCCTCGACTTCTCGGCCGCCAAGCGCGGCGCGCACCGCCGCACGGTCAGCGATTCCGTCGCCTTCCTCGACGACAGCAATGCCGGCGTCGGCGCGCACGAGTTCGACCGCCTCGACGACGACCAGCTCATGTCCATGTTCTCCGACGAGCTGGCCCCGCAGCGGCAGGCCGCGAGCGCGTCGTCGCCGTCCGACCACAACAGCGTCAACGACGAGAAGCAGGACAAGGGCGACGCCGAGGAGGCGCAGAGCGACTGCAATGGCGACGGCGCGGCGCCCGGGCAGCCGTCCTCGCCCGCCACGGTCGATCCCAAGCGGGTCAAGAG GATCATTGCAAACCGGCAGTCGGCGCAGCGGTCGCGCGTGCGCAAGCTGCACTACATCTCGGAGCTCGAGCGCAGCGTCACGTCGCTCCAG ACGGAGGTGTCGGCATTGTCCCCGCGCGTGGCATTCCTCGACCACCAACGCTCGCTGCTGACGCTGGGGAACAGCCACCTCAAGCAGCGCATCGCGGCGCTCGCGCAGGACAAGATCTTCAAAGATG CTCATCAGGATGCACTGAAGAAGGAGATAGAGAGGCTGAGGCAAGTCTACCAGCAGCAGAGCCTCAGGAACGCGGAACCCCCGGCACACGACGACGGCCCCCTGGTCCGCGGCGACAACAGCAACGGCTTGATCGCCAGCGAGGGGACCGCCGCGCCCTCGTGA